A single window of Crassostrea angulata isolate pt1a10 chromosome 8, ASM2561291v2, whole genome shotgun sequence DNA harbors:
- the LOC128159674 gene encoding probable cytochrome P450 CYP44 — MGLITVCSRSYFYNQFQIFSWQCRRCLSVAVADESHETRSNSSNVKPFKDIPGPKGLPYLGTILQYRKGPFQRFTVDRYQDALISRYKEYGPIVKETIAGVTFVRIYDPDDVRTVFLNEDKQPHVAPLLDTTKQYREQRDLSPGLGNTNGEEWYRLRSAVQQMMMRPKAVTVYLPFVEEVVDDFIARIKKIHNSDGTIENFRLEAAKWNLESSGMTCFETRLGCLVDSPTSHIMRMISSNNAIFELSTKINFSVPFHKLFTTRLWQKLLDEEDYFFRNGQKLVDETIAKIDRLQKEGNLKDGQFNFLLYLLSKKELSFKDVSIITLSLFGDGLNTTVPTLIFAMYCLAKNPDVQQKAYEEVREVLKDDEPITGEHINRMPYLKACVKESQRILPIGLEIKRILKKDLVLGNYLVPAGTTVELAPYVHYMSSEYFVEPDRFLPERWLRDGSALNIHPYLLTPFGHGPRMCAGRRFAEQELYVLLSKMLKNFRLEYSGDLDMKFQVLMVPDRPTSFTFKDRL, encoded by the exons ATGGGACTGATAACAGTGTGCAGCCGATCTTATTTCTATAATCAGTTTCAGATTTTTTCCTGGCAATGTCGGCGATGTTTGAGCGTGGCGGTTGCAGATGAGAGCCATGAGACGAGATCCAACTCATCGAACGTCAAACCATTCAAAGACATACCCGGTCCAAAGGGCCTGCCTTATCTCGGGACAATTCTGCAGTATAGAAAAG GTCCTTTTCAAAGATTCACAGTAGACAGATATCAAGATGCTCTCATTTCAAGATATAAAGAATACGGCCCGATCGTCAAGGAGACCATTGCTGGTGTAACCTTTGTCCGAATTTATGACCCAGATGATGTCAGAACAGTTTTCTTAAATGAAGACAAACAGCCTCATGTTGCCCCACTTCTGGACACAACAAAGCAATACAGAGAGCAGAGAGATCTTTCACCAGGCCTTGGAAACAC AAATGGGGAAGAATGGTACAGACTTAGGAGTGCAGTGCAGCAGATGATGATGAGGCCAAAAGCAGTCACTGTTTATCTCCCCTTTGTGGAGGAAGTTGTGGATGATTTTATTGCACGGATTAAGAAAATCCACAACAGTGATGGGACAATAGAAAATTTTAGATTGGAAGCAGCAAAGTGGAACTTAGAGT CCTCAGGCATGACTTGTTTTGAGACTCGCCTTGGTTGTCTTGTGGACTCACCTACCTCTCACATTATGCGCATGATCTCTAGTAACAATGCCATATTTGAACTTTCCACAAAAATAAACTTCTCTGTGCCTTTCCATAAACTCTTCACAACAAGACTGTGGCAAAAACTTCTTGATGAAGAAGACTATTTCTTTAG AAATGGACAGAAACTGGTTGATGAGACAATAGCCAAGATTGACCGTCTACAAAAAGAAGGAAACTTAAAGGACGGACAGTTTAACTTCCTGTTATATCTGTTGTCTAAGAAAGAGCTGTCCTTTAAAGATGTCAGCATAATAACCCTGTCTCTGTTTGGTGATGGACTAAATACA ACTGTGCCTACACTAATATTTGCCATGTACTGTTTGGCCAAGAATCCAGATGTCCAACAGAAGGCTTATGAAGAAGTCCGGGAGGTTCTGAAGGATGATGAACCTATCACAGGGGAACACATTAATAGAATGCCATACCTCAAAGCATGTGTCAAGGAGTCACAGAG GATTTTGCCAATTGGACTTGAGATAAAAAGGATCTTGAAGAAGGACTTAGTACTTGGAAATTATCTTGTACCAGCAGGg ACTACAGTTGAATTGGCCCCCTATGTACACTACATGTCGTCAGAGTATTTTGTGGAGCCAGACCGATTTCTACCGGAGCGCTGGTTGAGGGACGGATCTGCTCTGAATATCCATCCATATCTACTGACGCCATTTGGGCATGGTCCCAGGATGTGTGCAG GGCGACGATTTGCAGAACAAGAGCTTTATGTGCTGTTGTCCAAGATGCTGAAGAACTTTAGACTGGAGTACAGTGGTGACCTTGACATGAAGTTCCAAGTGTTGATGGTTCCCGACCGGCCAACGTCTTTTACTTTCAAGGACAGACTCTGA
- the LOC128157708 gene encoding uncharacterized protein LOC128157708, with protein sequence MLCHKTKSHVTHREQFWTEVNLMELHLAYCQNVITSKSQVIVFIAFLLMGVCVTLDNNKTENITKSSSSESPDSDKLNILSGVFTLMLIVAVMSGVATCIVKGNQMEAEKADGNEEVDVTERTLLTSSP encoded by the exons ATGCTTTGTCATAAAACGAAAAGCCATGTCACACACAG AGAGCAATTCTGGACGGAGGTTAACCTGATGGAACTTCACCTAGCGTATTGTCAAAATGTAATAACAAGCAAAAGTCAAGTTATTGTGTTCATCGCTTTCTTGCTGATGGGTGTTTGTGTGACCCTTGATAACAACAAGACGGAAAACATCACAAAGAGTAGTAGCTCGGAGTCTCCCGACTCGGACAAGCTGAATATTCTCTCTGGAGTATTCACTTTAATGCTGATAGTTGCCGTCATGTCTGGTGTTGCTACGTGTATCGTCAAAGGAAATCAAATGGAGGCTGAGAAAGCAGACGGCAACGAGGAAGTGGACGTCACAGAAAGAACACTTTTGACTTCATCACCATGA